The Daucus carota subsp. sativus chromosome 7, DH1 v3.0, whole genome shotgun sequence genome window below encodes:
- the LOC108195963 gene encoding auxilin-like protein 1 isoform X1 has protein sequence METISPPLHKKSYRSGNVAAGKTPYDDVFAARPKVKVPTLSPRDEDYSEIFEVFHASRGSSIPVLDLPAVGEDEDPDVYFDVRSSGFDYSEVFGSSNGFDFALYEQLFQQSKADNDSSNEVWTPAQSESLSDESDPSGCSEKNQSLSSGDIHQSYDDTKQFNISYHKANPKGKDNILDAMTHVTQLDAIPGYSFIISDTSPSKHVEVESLPVQIERNTDCGGAVTEGKRLRKTVSQPPISDIGLQGCKTEASVLAHNDKSRSPGKAFISVSDVNLRTRPSHLPPPSRPPPLFADRAENSSRLNSKFKASKSYVFERTNAGDSQPYFDVEIDASSSAAASAAAVKDAVERAQEQLSNAKEMMERKKDGLENRTKSHFKKDIGQRGEKNIKFDMLKSSKGDIFSPKYAREGSEIKTFAEENEKKARNMIHVASSATEGKEDIHSKQGKEHMQSQVPHETEGTVAWREATQLYEVVEEKKISEACRSADHSTSSDSGVGETGIATAVELQECQMQTKATSADHECQGNVEKFEVFKGGHEQVKIKAAQGSIWQEEHQEKSKLAQMGDECQHMDKETRGALQPGETNDKANAVDKYENDDIGTQDQLEENEVIFIQKIVGANESYEKVIEIMEAPERKGSGMERTASFDSIENTIKFSADVKQERGKFNEATRQSAKDKLEKEVFENHGNESKHVKTYEMGQNKEKQDEVAECKGKTNQLEEVFEQEESNNRLGVDLKWQECKKEQNFVSEAEKIEKGSKITIEQWQNTEREEKASEEAASEERPNDLSEQDETEKRLKEAWEKKEKWKRSREARESEKRVELLFKEDEIMDRSSEANVWIKEGKGEGFIEHDIVQEQLMRVVSDGILNLNQGNYTTMEEPKIFDGGSGHIHEPSVPVENESLEMEHKTHEREVEVNNEPQEANVNSNLDQNGLQYEGINDKNKDEPLCQIGITDMYNEDGIDQTTGIHIKKTSGTNEMASDIENANISTHTRREARRNFKGIQPDQHAFNQAENEDKFTAPRVVKKSVENERKPGNVLPAKKFTSQNPEVEETNFQKKTRLEEREKERLEKERDLENDFLRKLEEEKEREREREKDRMGVDTATREARERAFADTRERAERAAVERATAEVRQRALAEARERLEKASAEARERLIADKASDARLKAERAAVERATAEARERAIEKAKAEKASYESRDRVERPVTDKFSAYSRNGGFRQCSSSNDLQNLQHQGMGPSRDLKHSHSSVSGGLEGESAQRCKARLERYQRTAERAAKALAEKNMRDLIAHREQIERSRLAESLDADVKRWSSGKEGNLRALLSTLQYILGPNSGWQPIPLTDVITAAAVKKAYRKATLCVHPDKLQQRGASIHQKYICEKVFDLLKEAWNKFNSEER, from the exons ATGGAAACTATCTCACCTCCACTTCACAAAAAAAGCTACCGCTCCGGCAATGTCGCCGCCGGGAAGACGCCGTACGACGACGTTTTCGCGGCTCGGCCGAAGGTCAAAGTTCCGACTCTCTCTCCTCGCGACGAGGACTACTCCGAGATTTTCGAGGTGTTTCACGCTTCCCGAGGCTCTTCTATTCCTGTGCTTGATCTTCCTGCTGTTGGTGAAGATGAGGATCCTGATGTTTACTTTGATGTTCGGAGCTCAGGGTTTGACTACTCCGAAGTTTTCGGGAGCTCTAACGGTTTCGATTTCGCGCTGTACGAGCAGCTGTTTCAGCAATCCAAAGCTGATAATGATTCGTCTAATGAAGTTTG GACTCCAGCTCAAAGTGAATCTCTCTCAGATGAATCAGATCCTTCTGGTTGCTCTGAAAAGAATCAAAGCTTGTCAAGTGGAGATATACACCAGTCATATGATGATACAAAGCAGTTCAACATATCATATCACAAGGCCAATCCAAAAGGCAAGGATAATATATTAGATGCGATGACACATGTTACTCAGTTAGATGCTATTCCTGGATATAGCTTCATTATCAGTGACACCTCACCGTCGAAACATGTAGAAGTTGAAAGTTTACCCGTGCAGATTGAGAGGAACACAGATTGTGGTGGAGCAGTTACAGAAGGAAAACGACTTAGGAAAACAGTATCACAACCCCCGATCAGTGATATTGGTTTACAAGGTTGTAAAACCGAAGCCAGTGTTTTGGCTCACAATGACAAATCCAGGTCTCCAGGGAAGGCATTTATATCTGTGTCTGATGTAAACCTCAGGACTCGACCTTCTCATTTGCCACCCCCCTCAAGACCACCACCCTTGTTTGCTGACAGAGCCGAGAACTCCAGTAGACTAAATTCGAAATTCAAAGCTTCCAAAAGTTATGTATTTGAAAGGACAAATGCTGGCGATTCACAACCTTATTTTGACGTGGAAATAGATGCAAGTTCGTCAGCTGCAGCATCTGCTGCGGCTGTAAAAGATGCAGTGGAGAGAGCTCAGGAGCAACTAAGTAATGCGAAAGAAATGATGGAGAGGAAGAAGGATGGTCTCGAAAACCGTACAAAGTCACATTTCAAGAAGGATATAGGTCAGAGGGGTGAAAAGAACATCAAATTTGATATGTTGAAAAGTTCTAAAGGTGACATATTTTCTCCTAAATATGCAAGAGAAGGAAGTGAAATTAAAACTTTTGctgaagaaaatgaaaaaaaggcGAGGAACATGATCCATGTTGCCTCAAGTGCAACAGAAGGAAAAGAAGATATACACAGTAAACAGGGGAAAGAACATATGCAGTCTCAAGTACCACATGAAACTGAAGGAACTGTTGCATGGAGAGAAGCAACTCAATTATATGAAGTGGtcgaagaaaagaaaattagtGAGGCATGTAGATCAGCAGATCATTCAACGTCTAGTGACTCTGGAGTTGGTGAAACAGGTATTGCCACTGCTGTTGAGCTACAAGAATGTCAAATGCAAACAAAAGCAACCTCGGCGGACCATGAATGTCAAGGAAATGTGGAGAAATTTGAAGTGTTCAAGGGTGGCCATGAACAGGTAAAAATTAAAGCAGCCCAAGGATCAATTTGGCAGGAAGAGCATCAGGAGAAATCAAAATTGGCGCAGATGGGTGATGAATGTCAACATATGGACAAGGAAACCAGAGGGGCTTTACAACCTGGAGAAACAAATGACAAAGCAAATGCGGTTGATAAATATGAGAATGATGATATCGGGACACAAGATCAGTTAGAAGAAAATGAGGtgatttttatacagaaaattgTGGGGGCTAATGAAAGCTATGAAAAGGTAATCGAAATTATGGAAGCTCCTGAACGGAAAGGTAGTGGAATGGAAAGAACTGCATCTTTCGACAGCATtgaaaatacaataaaatttagCGCAGATGTTAAACAAGAGCGAGGAAAATTCAATGAGGCCACAAGGCAGAGTGCCAAAGACAAGCTGGAAAAAGAAGTTTTTGAAAATCATGGAAATGAGAGTAAACATGTGAAGACTTATGAAATGGGACAGAATAAGGAAAAACAAGATGAAGTGGCTGAGTGTAAGGGAAAAACAAATCAATTGGAAGAGGTTTTTGAGCAAGAAGAGAGCAACAATAGACTAGGAGTTGATCTTAAATGGCAAGAATgcaagaaagaacagaactttgTCAGTGAAGCAGAAAAGATTGAGAAGGGTTCTAAAATTACTATTGAGCAGTGGCAGAATACAGAAAGAGAAGAGAAGGCTTCTGAAGAAGCGGCAAGTGAGGAGCGGCCAAATGATTTGAGTGAACAAGATGAGACTGAGAAGAGACTCAAAGAGGCCTGggagaagaaagaaaaatggaaaAGATCACGCGAGGCTCGTGAAAGTGAGAAGAGGGTAGAATTGTTGTTTAAGGAGGATGAGATAATGGATAGATCAAGTGAAGCCAATGTGTGGatcaaagaaggaaaaggcgaAGGATTTATTGAACACGACATTGTTCAGGAGCAACTTATGAGGGTAGTAAGCGATGGGATACTGAATTTGAACCAAGGAAACTATACTACAATGGAGGAACCCAAGATATTTGATGGTGGAAGCGGGCATATTCACGAGCCTTCTGTGCCCGTGGAAAATGAAAGCTTAGAAATGGAGCACAAAACTCATGAAAGGGAAGTTGAAGTTAATAATGAGCCCCAAGAAGCAAATGTTAACTCTAACCTGGATCAAAATGGCTTGCAATATGAAGGAATTAATGACAAAAATAAAGACGAGCCACTTTGTCAAATTGGCATCACGGATATGTATAATGAAGATGGCATTGATCAAACAACAGGAATACACATTAAGAAAACTAGTGGAACTAATGAAATGGCTTCTGATATTGAGAATGCAAACATTTCAACGCATACACGGAGAGAGGCAAGGAGGAACTTCAAAGGTATCCAACCCGACCAACACGCTTTTAACCAGGCAGAAAATGAGGATAAATTCACGGCACCTCGAGTGGTGAAGAAGTCCGTCGAAAATGAAAGAAAACCGGGTAATGTTCTGCCAGCTAAAAAGTTTACTAGCCAAAATCCAGAAGTAGAAGAGACTAATTTTCAAAAGAAGACTAGATTAGAAGAAAGGGAAAAAGAAAGATTAGAAAAGGAAAGAGATCTGGAAAATGATTTCTTaagaaagctagaagaagagaaagagagagaaagagaaagagaaaaGGATCGCATGGGTGTTGATACAGCTACTCGTGAAGCTCGTGAAAGGGCATTCGCTGATACTAGGGAAAGGGCAGAAAGGGCAGCAGTTGAAAGAGCAACTGCTGAAGTTCGACAAAGAGCACTGGCAGAAGCCCGGGAAAGATTAGAGAAGGCATCTGCAGAGGCTAGGGAGAGGCTAATTGCTGATAAGGCTTCAGATGCCAGGCTCAAGGCTGAGCGTGCTGCAGTAGAAAGAGCAACTGCTGAGGCTCGAGAACGTGCTATTGAAAAAGCAAAGGCTGAGAAGGCTTCTTATGAGTCACGTGACCGAGTAGAGAGACCTGTGACTGACAAATTTTCTGCTTATTCCAGGAATGGTGGATTCAGACAGTGCTCTTCATCCAAT GATCTTCAGAACCTGCAACATCAGGGGATGGGGCCTTCCCGTGATTTGAAACATTCGCACTCTTCGGTTTCTGGTG GACTTGAAGGTGAATCAGCTCAGAGGTGTAAAGCTCGATTAGAGAGATATCAGAGAACAGCTGAGCGTGCT GCAAAAGCTCTGGCGGAGAAGAATATGCGTGATCTTATAGCTCATAGAGAGCAAATAGAGAGAAGT AGACTCGCAGAATCCCTGGATGCTGATGTTAAACGATGGTCAAGTGGGAAAGAAGGGAATTTGCGTGCTTTGCTTTCAACATTACAATAT ATCTTGGGGCCTAATAGCGGCTGGCAGCCCATACCACTAACTGATGTGATAACTGCTGCTGCTGTAAAGAAAGCTTACAGAAAAGCCACTCTTTGTGTTCACCCTGACAAATTACAGCAACGGGGTGCTAGTATACATCAAAAGTACATATGTGAAAAGGTTTTTGATCTTCTCAAG GAAGCATGGAACAAGTTCAACTCAGAGGAGAGATAG
- the LOC108195964 gene encoding lipid phosphate phosphatase epsilon 1, chloroplastic gives MFASVHSLTKINSVRTLFAELRFRKHSNLPAWKLAFISKNLMVLKKCGGDRNKIVMNHRKSTVNEGIEALGQHVFVDKSFAFRPKFAAGGMESTLNLLSKWIVIGCFYTVILLRHDPKALWLAMGANLNGGLSIILKKIIKQERPSATLKSDFGMPSTHAQSIFYNVFMAILSVMEFLGMNGSVATIAGTILAFGSYFSWLRISQQDHTVSQVMVGALVGSTFSIYWFWLWEAIVVKAYFSYLWIRLVLLFGGIGTSLLLTLRCFRDWNSEAK, from the exons ATGTTTGCATCGGTTCATTCGCTTACTAAAATTAATTCAGTTCGGACTCTCTTTGCTGAACTGAGATTTCGCAAGCATTCAAATTTACCCGCCTGGAAATTGGCTTTTATTTCGAAAAATTTGATGGTATTGAAGAAATGCGGTGGGGATCGGAACAAAATCGTTATGAATCATCGAAAAAGTACTGTCAATGAAGGGATCGAAGCTCTCGGACAGCATGTTTTTGTCGACAAGTCCTTTGCATTTCGACCCAAATTTGCTGCTGGTGGAATGGAATCCACTCTCAATCTTCTG AGCAAGTGGATTGTGATCGGGTGTTTCTACACGGTCATCTTACTAAGGCATGATCCTAAAGCATTGTGGTTGGCTATGGGTGCTAATCTTAATGGTGGCCTATCCATCATActcaagaaaataataaaacaagagCGGCCTTCGGCGACCTTAAAATCAGACTTTGGAATGCCTTCTACTCATGCTCAGTCGATATTCTACAATGTCTTCATGGCCATTCTCTCCG TAATGGAGTTTCTCGGGATGAATGGATCTGTCGCAACAATTGCTGGAACCATCTTGGCGTTTGGTTCATATTTT TCATGGCTACGGATATCCCAGCAAGATCACACTGTTAGCCAAGTGATGGTGGGTGCCCTAGTCGGATCCACATTCTCCATTTACTGGTTTTGGTTGTGGGAAGCAATTGTGGTCAAGGCGTATTTCTCATATTTGTGGATTCGGCTTGTGCTACTGTTCGGAGGGATTGGAACAAGTTTGCTGCTTACTTTACGCTGTTTTAGAGACTGGAACTCGGAAGCCAAGTGA
- the LOC108195963 gene encoding auxilin-like protein 1 isoform X2, with translation METISPPLHKKSYRSGNVAAGKTPYDDVFAARPKVKVPTLSPRDEDYSEIFEVFHASRGSSIPVLDLPAVGEDEDPDVYFDVRSSGFDYSEVFGSSNGFDFALYEQLFQQSKADNDSSNEVWTPAQSESLSDESDPSGCSEKNQSLSSGDIHQSYDDTKQFNISYHKANPKGKDNILDAMTHVTQLDAIPGYSFIISDTSPSKHVEVESLPVQIERNTDCGGAVTEGKRLRKTVSQPPISDIGLQGCKTEASVLAHNDKSRSPGKAFISVSDVNLRTRPSHLPPPSRPPPLFADRAENSSRLNSKFKASKSYVFERTNAGDSQPYFDVEIDASSSAAASAAAVKDAVERAQEQLSNAKEMMERKKDGLENRTKSHFKKDIGQRGEKNIKFDMLKSSKGDIFSPKYAREGSEIKTFAEENEKKARNMIHVASSATEGKEDIHSKQGKEHMQSQVPHETEGTVAWREATQLYEVVEEKKISEACRSADHSTSSDSGVGETGIATAVELQECQMQTKATSADHECQGNVEKFEVFKGGHEQVKIKAAQGSIWQEEHQEKSKLAQMGDECQHMDKETRGALQPGETNDKANAVDKYENDDIGTQDQLEENEVIFIQKIVGANESYEKVIEIMEAPERKGSGMERTASFDSIENTIKFSADVKQERGKFNEATRQSAKDKLEKEVFENHGNESKHVKTYEMGQNKEKQDEVAECKGKTNQLEEVFEQEESNNRLGVDLKWQECKKEQNFVSEAEKIEKGSKITIEQWQNTEREEKASEEAASEERPNDLSEQDETEKRLKEAWEKKEKWKRSREARESEKRVELLFKEDEIMDRSSEANVWIKEGKGEGFIEHDIVQEQLMRVVSDGILNLNQGNYTTMEEPKIFDGGSGHIHEPSVPVENESLEMEHKTHEREVEVNNEPQEANVNSNLDQNGLQYEGINDKNKDEPLCQIGITDMYNEDGIDQTTGIHIKKTSGTNEMASDIENANISTHTRREARRNFKGIQPDQHAFNQAENEDKFTAPRVVKKSVENERKPGNVLPAKKFTSQNPEVEETNFQKKTRLEEREKERLEKERDLENDFLRKLEEEKEREREREKDRMGVDTATREARERAFADTRERAERAAVERATAEVRQRALAEARERLEKASAEARERLIADKASDARLKAERAAVERATAEARERAIEKAKAEKASYESRDRVERPVTDKFSAYSRNGGFRQCSSSNNLQHQGMGPSRDLKHSHSSVSGGLEGESAQRCKARLERYQRTAERAAKALAEKNMRDLIAHREQIERSRLAESLDADVKRWSSGKEGNLRALLSTLQYILGPNSGWQPIPLTDVITAAAVKKAYRKATLCVHPDKLQQRGASIHQKYICEKVFDLLKEAWNKFNSEER, from the exons ATGGAAACTATCTCACCTCCACTTCACAAAAAAAGCTACCGCTCCGGCAATGTCGCCGCCGGGAAGACGCCGTACGACGACGTTTTCGCGGCTCGGCCGAAGGTCAAAGTTCCGACTCTCTCTCCTCGCGACGAGGACTACTCCGAGATTTTCGAGGTGTTTCACGCTTCCCGAGGCTCTTCTATTCCTGTGCTTGATCTTCCTGCTGTTGGTGAAGATGAGGATCCTGATGTTTACTTTGATGTTCGGAGCTCAGGGTTTGACTACTCCGAAGTTTTCGGGAGCTCTAACGGTTTCGATTTCGCGCTGTACGAGCAGCTGTTTCAGCAATCCAAAGCTGATAATGATTCGTCTAATGAAGTTTG GACTCCAGCTCAAAGTGAATCTCTCTCAGATGAATCAGATCCTTCTGGTTGCTCTGAAAAGAATCAAAGCTTGTCAAGTGGAGATATACACCAGTCATATGATGATACAAAGCAGTTCAACATATCATATCACAAGGCCAATCCAAAAGGCAAGGATAATATATTAGATGCGATGACACATGTTACTCAGTTAGATGCTATTCCTGGATATAGCTTCATTATCAGTGACACCTCACCGTCGAAACATGTAGAAGTTGAAAGTTTACCCGTGCAGATTGAGAGGAACACAGATTGTGGTGGAGCAGTTACAGAAGGAAAACGACTTAGGAAAACAGTATCACAACCCCCGATCAGTGATATTGGTTTACAAGGTTGTAAAACCGAAGCCAGTGTTTTGGCTCACAATGACAAATCCAGGTCTCCAGGGAAGGCATTTATATCTGTGTCTGATGTAAACCTCAGGACTCGACCTTCTCATTTGCCACCCCCCTCAAGACCACCACCCTTGTTTGCTGACAGAGCCGAGAACTCCAGTAGACTAAATTCGAAATTCAAAGCTTCCAAAAGTTATGTATTTGAAAGGACAAATGCTGGCGATTCACAACCTTATTTTGACGTGGAAATAGATGCAAGTTCGTCAGCTGCAGCATCTGCTGCGGCTGTAAAAGATGCAGTGGAGAGAGCTCAGGAGCAACTAAGTAATGCGAAAGAAATGATGGAGAGGAAGAAGGATGGTCTCGAAAACCGTACAAAGTCACATTTCAAGAAGGATATAGGTCAGAGGGGTGAAAAGAACATCAAATTTGATATGTTGAAAAGTTCTAAAGGTGACATATTTTCTCCTAAATATGCAAGAGAAGGAAGTGAAATTAAAACTTTTGctgaagaaaatgaaaaaaaggcGAGGAACATGATCCATGTTGCCTCAAGTGCAACAGAAGGAAAAGAAGATATACACAGTAAACAGGGGAAAGAACATATGCAGTCTCAAGTACCACATGAAACTGAAGGAACTGTTGCATGGAGAGAAGCAACTCAATTATATGAAGTGGtcgaagaaaagaaaattagtGAGGCATGTAGATCAGCAGATCATTCAACGTCTAGTGACTCTGGAGTTGGTGAAACAGGTATTGCCACTGCTGTTGAGCTACAAGAATGTCAAATGCAAACAAAAGCAACCTCGGCGGACCATGAATGTCAAGGAAATGTGGAGAAATTTGAAGTGTTCAAGGGTGGCCATGAACAGGTAAAAATTAAAGCAGCCCAAGGATCAATTTGGCAGGAAGAGCATCAGGAGAAATCAAAATTGGCGCAGATGGGTGATGAATGTCAACATATGGACAAGGAAACCAGAGGGGCTTTACAACCTGGAGAAACAAATGACAAAGCAAATGCGGTTGATAAATATGAGAATGATGATATCGGGACACAAGATCAGTTAGAAGAAAATGAGGtgatttttatacagaaaattgTGGGGGCTAATGAAAGCTATGAAAAGGTAATCGAAATTATGGAAGCTCCTGAACGGAAAGGTAGTGGAATGGAAAGAACTGCATCTTTCGACAGCATtgaaaatacaataaaatttagCGCAGATGTTAAACAAGAGCGAGGAAAATTCAATGAGGCCACAAGGCAGAGTGCCAAAGACAAGCTGGAAAAAGAAGTTTTTGAAAATCATGGAAATGAGAGTAAACATGTGAAGACTTATGAAATGGGACAGAATAAGGAAAAACAAGATGAAGTGGCTGAGTGTAAGGGAAAAACAAATCAATTGGAAGAGGTTTTTGAGCAAGAAGAGAGCAACAATAGACTAGGAGTTGATCTTAAATGGCAAGAATgcaagaaagaacagaactttgTCAGTGAAGCAGAAAAGATTGAGAAGGGTTCTAAAATTACTATTGAGCAGTGGCAGAATACAGAAAGAGAAGAGAAGGCTTCTGAAGAAGCGGCAAGTGAGGAGCGGCCAAATGATTTGAGTGAACAAGATGAGACTGAGAAGAGACTCAAAGAGGCCTGggagaagaaagaaaaatggaaaAGATCACGCGAGGCTCGTGAAAGTGAGAAGAGGGTAGAATTGTTGTTTAAGGAGGATGAGATAATGGATAGATCAAGTGAAGCCAATGTGTGGatcaaagaaggaaaaggcgaAGGATTTATTGAACACGACATTGTTCAGGAGCAACTTATGAGGGTAGTAAGCGATGGGATACTGAATTTGAACCAAGGAAACTATACTACAATGGAGGAACCCAAGATATTTGATGGTGGAAGCGGGCATATTCACGAGCCTTCTGTGCCCGTGGAAAATGAAAGCTTAGAAATGGAGCACAAAACTCATGAAAGGGAAGTTGAAGTTAATAATGAGCCCCAAGAAGCAAATGTTAACTCTAACCTGGATCAAAATGGCTTGCAATATGAAGGAATTAATGACAAAAATAAAGACGAGCCACTTTGTCAAATTGGCATCACGGATATGTATAATGAAGATGGCATTGATCAAACAACAGGAATACACATTAAGAAAACTAGTGGAACTAATGAAATGGCTTCTGATATTGAGAATGCAAACATTTCAACGCATACACGGAGAGAGGCAAGGAGGAACTTCAAAGGTATCCAACCCGACCAACACGCTTTTAACCAGGCAGAAAATGAGGATAAATTCACGGCACCTCGAGTGGTGAAGAAGTCCGTCGAAAATGAAAGAAAACCGGGTAATGTTCTGCCAGCTAAAAAGTTTACTAGCCAAAATCCAGAAGTAGAAGAGACTAATTTTCAAAAGAAGACTAGATTAGAAGAAAGGGAAAAAGAAAGATTAGAAAAGGAAAGAGATCTGGAAAATGATTTCTTaagaaagctagaagaagagaaagagagagaaagagaaagagaaaaGGATCGCATGGGTGTTGATACAGCTACTCGTGAAGCTCGTGAAAGGGCATTCGCTGATACTAGGGAAAGGGCAGAAAGGGCAGCAGTTGAAAGAGCAACTGCTGAAGTTCGACAAAGAGCACTGGCAGAAGCCCGGGAAAGATTAGAGAAGGCATCTGCAGAGGCTAGGGAGAGGCTAATTGCTGATAAGGCTTCAGATGCCAGGCTCAAGGCTGAGCGTGCTGCAGTAGAAAGAGCAACTGCTGAGGCTCGAGAACGTGCTATTGAAAAAGCAAAGGCTGAGAAGGCTTCTTATGAGTCACGTGACCGAGTAGAGAGACCTGTGACTGACAAATTTTCTGCTTATTCCAGGAATGGTGGATTCAGACAGTGCTCTTCATCCAAT AACCTGCAACATCAGGGGATGGGGCCTTCCCGTGATTTGAAACATTCGCACTCTTCGGTTTCTGGTG GACTTGAAGGTGAATCAGCTCAGAGGTGTAAAGCTCGATTAGAGAGATATCAGAGAACAGCTGAGCGTGCT GCAAAAGCTCTGGCGGAGAAGAATATGCGTGATCTTATAGCTCATAGAGAGCAAATAGAGAGAAGT AGACTCGCAGAATCCCTGGATGCTGATGTTAAACGATGGTCAAGTGGGAAAGAAGGGAATTTGCGTGCTTTGCTTTCAACATTACAATAT ATCTTGGGGCCTAATAGCGGCTGGCAGCCCATACCACTAACTGATGTGATAACTGCTGCTGCTGTAAAGAAAGCTTACAGAAAAGCCACTCTTTGTGTTCACCCTGACAAATTACAGCAACGGGGTGCTAGTATACATCAAAAGTACATATGTGAAAAGGTTTTTGATCTTCTCAAG GAAGCATGGAACAAGTTCAACTCAGAGGAGAGATAG